The Kribbella sp. HUAS MG21 genome includes the window GATCCGCTCGTCGAAGGAGCTGCTGCAGTCCAGCGGCGGCACCGCCTCCGGCCCGGTCTCGTTCATGCGCGGCGCGGACGCTTCCGCGGGCACCATCAAGTCCGGCGGCGCCACCCGGCGCGCGGCGAAGATGGTCGTGCTCGACGTCGACCACCCGGACATCGAGGAGTTCGTCGAGACCAAGATGCGCGAGGAGGAGAAGATCCGCGTGCTGCGCGACGCGGGCTTCGACATGGACCTCGGCGGTCGTGACATCACCTCCGTGCAGTACCAGAACGCGAACAACTCGGTCCGGGTCTCGGACGAGTTCATGCGCGCGGTGGAGGAGAAGGGCGAGTTCGGGCTGCGCGCGCGGCTGGACAACTCGGTGATCGAGACCGTCGACGCCCGCGACCTGTTCGACAAGATCGCCCAGGCGGCGTGGGCCTGCGCCGACCCGGGCCTGCAGTACGACGACACGATCAACGACTGGCACACCACGCCGGAGACGGGCCGGATCACCGCGTCCAACCCGTGCTCGGAGTACATGCACCTGGACAACTCGTCCTGCAACCTCGCCTCGCTGAACCTGATGAAGTTCCTCCGCGACGACGACCTGTTCGACTCGGAGAAGTTCGTCAAGGCCGTCGAGCTGATCATCACCGCGATGGACATCTCGATCTGCTTCGCGGACTTCCCGACCGAGGCGATCGGCGAGACCACCCGCGCGTACCGGCAGCTCGGCATCGGCTACGCGAACCTCGGTGCGTTGCTGATGGCAACGGGTCACGCCTACGACTCCGACGGCGGTCGCGCACTGGCGGGCGCTATCACGTCGCTGATGACCGGTACGTCGTACAAGCGGTCGGCCGAGCTGGCCGGCATCGTCGGCGCGTACGACGGCTTCGAGCGGAACAAGGACGCGCACACCCGGGTGATGCGCAAGCACGCCGCGGCCAACGACGCGATCCGGACCATGCACGAGATCGACAAGGACGTCCAGAAGCACGCCACCGCGGCGTGGGAGGGCGTGCTGAAGATCGGCGCCAAGAACGGCTGGCGGAACGCGCAGGCCTCGGTGCTCGCGCCGACCGGCACCATCGGCTTCATGATGGACTGCGACACCACCGGTATCGAGCCGGACTTCTCGCTGGTCAAGTTCAAGAAGCTGGTCGGCGGCGGTTCGATGCAGATCGTCAACACCACGGTCCCGCGGGCGCTACGCAAGTACGGCTACACCGAGGAGACCATCGAGGCGATCGTCGAGTACATCTCGGAGAACGGCCACGTCGTCGACGCGCCGGGCCTGAAGCCGGAGCACTACGAGATCTTCGACACCGCGATGGGTGAGCGGGCCATCAAGCCGATGGGCCACGTGCGGATGATGGCGGCGGCGCAGCCGTTCCTGTCCGGCGCGATCTCGAAGACCGTGAACCTGCCGGAGACCGCGACGGTCGAGGAGATCGCCGACGTCTACTTCCAGGGCTGGAAGCTCGGCCTCAAGGCGCTCGCGGTGTACCGCGACAACTGCAAGGTCGGCCAGCCGCTCGCGGATGCCAAGGCGAACAAGGCTTCTGAGGCGGTCGCGGCCGAGGCCGCAGTCGCCGAGAAGATCGTCGAGAAGGTCATCGAGTACCGGCCGACCCGCAAGCGCCTGCCGAAGTCGCGGCCGTCGCGGACCACGTCGTTCACGGTCGGCGGCGCCGAGGGCTACATGACCGCCGGGTCCTACCCGGACGACGGTCTCGGCGAGGTCTTCCTGAAGATGGGCAAGCAGGGTTCGACCCTGGCCGGGGTGATGGACGCGTTCTCGATCGCGATCTCGATCGCCCTGCAGCACGGTGTGCCGCTGGAGACGTACGTCCAGAAGTTCACCAACCTGAAGTTCGAGCCGGCCGGTCTGACCGACGACCCGGATGTCCGGATGGCCCAGTCGATCATGGACTACATCTTCCGCCGGCTGGCGCTGGACTACCTGCCGTTCGACGAGCGGGCCGCGCTCGGCATCTACTCGGCCGAGGAGCGGTCCCGGCAGCTCGACACCGGTTCGTACGAGCCGGCGCCGGTCGAGGTGTCCGAGGCCGAGTCACTGAAGTCGGTCGAGCCGGTGGCCGAGGTCGCGGATGCCCCCGCGAAGCCGGCCGACGCGGCGGCCGCCAAGCCGGTCAAGGGCGAGGCGCACACCACGGCAGAGATGCTGGAGCTGATCACCGGCACCTCGGTCGACGCGCCGCTCTGCTTCACCTGCGGCACCAAGATGCGCCCGAGCGGCTCGTGCTACGTCTGCGAGGGCTGCGGCAGCACCTCCGGTTGCAGCTGACCGACTAGCTGAAAGCGCCACGGCCCCCGGGACTTCCCACCTTCCCCGGGGGCCGCAGCGCGTCTACCGTCGAGCTGTGGATCTCCTTGCGGTAGGGGAGAGAGCGCTGGCCGACGGTGACTGGAAGTCGGCGCTTGCGGCGTTCGGGTCCGAGGGGGTCTGTGAGACCGCCGAGGGCCTTTCCGGCTTGGGGAACGCTCGGTGGTGGCTCGGCGACATCCGGGCCGCCTTCACCAGCTGGGAACGTGCCTACGCGCTGTACCGCCGTACCGATCCCGCCGAGGCCGTCTTCCTGGCACTCGGGCTGAGCATGCTGTACGACGCCAACTTCGGCGACCGCGCCGCTGCGCAGGGGTGGGCCGCGCGGGCGGTGCGGGTGGCCGCCGAGGTCGGCGACCCTGTTGTCGCGGCTTGGGCATCGCTGGCGCAGGCAGGCGCCTCGGACGACGCGCCTGTAGCTGCTGCGCTGGCCGAGGCGGCGTACGAGGTCGGGGTCGACTCGAGCGACCGGGATCTCGAGCTCTGCGCGCTGAGCCTGTGGGGGGCTGCGTTGATCGGTCTTGGACATGTCATCGAGGGCGCCGCGCTGCTGGACGAGGCGCTGGCTGGTGCGCTGGGCGGCGAGGGTGCCCGGCCGGACACAGTCGTGCTCACGAGTTGTCTGCTGATGCGGTCGTGCGTTCGCGGTGCCGACTACCTGCGGGTGGTGCAGTGGGTTCGCTCGCTGGACGCGTTCATCGAGCGCTACGGCTGTCCGTACCTCCACTCGTCCTGCCGAGCGTCGTACGGCGCTGTGCTGGTCGCTACTGGTGACTGGTCGCGTGCTGAGGTCGAGCTGACTGCTGCGATGGAGCTGGCGCGTGATGCACTGCCGGCGGTCCAGGCGGAGGCGGCTGCTGTTCTTGCCGAGCTCCGGCTGGCGCAGGGCCGGGTCAGTGAGGCCCAGCAGTTGCTGGCTGGCTTCGAGGACCGCAGGGTCGTGCAGCCGGTTCTGGCTGCCGCCTACATGGCTGCGGGGGAGGTGGCGACGGCCGTCTCTCTGGTACGCCGTCGGCTCGCCGACACCACGCCGCTGGAGGAGGCCCGTCTGCGTGAGCTGCTTGGCTCCGCCTGCCTCGCGTCGGGCGACGTTGCTGGTGCGGTTGCGGAGGCCGAGCAGCTGTCCGCCCTGGGTACTGCGACCGACAGCGGGCTGATTGCGGCGCGGGCGGCTCAGTTGTGCGGGCGGACGTTGCTGGCACAGGGGGAGTGTCAGGCGGCGGTGGCGCGGCTGGCGGCGGCCCAGACGTGGTTCGGTCTGCTGGAGATGCCGTTCGAGGTTGCGCGGACGCGGATGCAGTTGGCGCGGGCGATGGCGTCGTACGACCCGGCTCCCGCGATTGCCGAGGCACGGCTCGCTCTAGCGGTGTTCGAGGACCTGGGTGCGGCTGCTGATGCCGATGCGGCGGCTTCCTGGTTGCGAGGGGTCGGTGTCACGGCTACGCGCGTGGGACCTCGTGGCGTGGGGTTGCTGACCAGGCGGGAGCGCGACGTACTCGCCGCGCTGGCCGAAGGGCTGCCCAATCCGGAGATCGCCTCCCGGCTCTACATCAGCCGCCGTACGGTCGAACACCACGTCGCCAGCATCCTGTCGAAGCTCGGCGTACGGAACCGCACCGAGGCGGCCGCCTACCTCACCCGGCTGCACGAATAGGCGAACTCACCGATGCTCCGCCCGCCCGTGCGGTGTGACGCTGCGGGTGAGGACAGGAGGCTGTCATGACACTGGAAGCCACCAGGCTCGAGACGTTCGGGCAGCAGATGAACGAAGTGCTCAACCACGGCACGCTCACGTTGCTGATGAGCATCGGCCATCAGGTCGGTCTGTACGACGCCCTCGCGGAACTGCCGCCCGCCACCAGCCACGAGATCGCCGGCGCCGCCGGGCTGCAGGAGCGGTACGTCCGCGAGTGGCTCGGCGCGATGACCGTCGCGCGGATCGTGGAGTACGACGCGCGCGACCGGACGTACTGGCTGCCGCGCGAGCACGCCGCCTTCCTGACCCGCGCCGCCGGGCCGCAGAACCTCGCCGCGGCGACGCAGTTCGTCGCGATGCTCGCGGAGGTCGAGTCCTCGCTGGTGCGGTGCTTCCGGCGGGGCGGCGGCGTGCCGTACTCGGAGTACGCCGAGTTCCACCGGCTGATGGCCGAGGACAGTGGCGCGGTCTTCGACGCGGCGCTGATCGACGCGATCCTGCCGCTGGTGCCTGGATTGCCTGAGCGGCTGGCCGCGGGGATCGACGTGGCCGATATCGGGTGCGGCAGCGGGCATGCGGTCAACCTGATCGCGGCGGCGTACCCGCGAAGTCGCTGTGTCGGGTACGACTTCTCTGCTGAAGGCATCGCGGCCGGGCAGGCAGAGGCGCGCGGGCTCTCCAACGCGGAGTTCTACCTGCGGGACGTCGCCGATTTGGGGGAGCACTCGCGGTTCGACCTGATCACGGCCTTCGACGCGATCCACGACCAGGCGCACCCTGCCCAGGTGCTGGCCGGTGTCTGGGAAGCGCTGCGGCCTGGGGGAGTGTTCTTGATGGTCGACATTCAGGCGTCCAGCAACCTCGAGGAGAACCTGGACCACCCGTTCGCCACCTTCCTCTATGGCGTCTCGACCATGCACTGCATGACCGTTTCGCTGTCCCTCGACGGCGATGGGCTCGGGACGGTCTGGGGTGAACAGAAGGCCTGCCAGATGCTCGCGGACGCCGGCTTCAGCTCGGTCGAGACGACGCACGTGGAGGCCGACGCGTTCAACACCTACTACATCTGCCGCAAGGACTCAGTGGCCTGAGCGGTCCGAGTCGGCTGCCGGCCTCGCCGTACCGTCGAGCGCGGTCAACGCCGCCAGCTCGACCGCGGTGAGGTCGAAGTCGAACACCGCCAGGTTCTGCTCGATCCGTTCCCGGTTGGCCGACTTGGGAATCGGTACGACGCCCTGCTGCGTCTCCCAGCGCAACACCACCTGGCCCGGCGTGCGGCCGTGTGCGTCGGCGATCTCCCGCACCACCGGGTGGTCGAGCAGGTCGGTGCCCTTCCCCAGCGGGCTCCAGGCCTCGGTCACGATCCCGTGCTGCCGGTGGAACTCGCGCTCGGCCGGCTTCGCCCACACTGGGCTGAGCTGCACCTGGTTCACCTCGGGCGCTACGCCGGTCTCGTCGATCAGCCGTTGGAGGTGTGTCGGTTTGAAGTTCGACGTACCGATCGCCCGCACCAGCCCGGCCTCGCGAAGCGCGATCAGCCCTTCCCATGCGTCGACGTACCGGTCCTGCTCCGGGTTCGGCCAGTGGATCAGCAGGAGGTCCAGGTACTCGACGCCGAGTTTCTCCGCGCTCGCCTCGAACGCCTGCCGCGGGCCCTCCACGCTGTGCCAGCGCTTGTTGAACTTCGACGTCACGAACACCTCGTCGCGCGGGGCGTCCTTGAGGGCGCGGCCGACGCCGACCTCGTTCCGGTAGTTCTCGGCCGTGTCGATCAGCCGGTAGCCGAGCTCGAGCGCCGTACGCACCGCCCGCTCCGCGTCCGCGTCGTTCAGCGGCGACGTCCCGAGCCCGAGCCGAGGCATCGCAGATCCGTTACTCAGTGTGACCGTCGGGACCTGGCCCATCCGTCTCCTCCTTCGTCTGCCGCTGCCCTCACACCGTACGTCGATCACCGTCCGCACCGTGCGCCGCCACCCACTCCGGCCGTACGCCGTACGGTCCCGTCTCACCCCTGTGGAAGAGGCCTGCGAACTGTCGGAGCCGTGGTTCATGATGGTCCGGTGGGGTGCCGAAACACGTTGAAGGGGTGGGCGAATGCGGAATCGTCTGATCACTCTGGTGGACCTCGGCCTGGACAGTTCGTTCGACGCGTCGATGACCTTCGTCCAGGGCATCACCGGGAACATCAACGCCGGCTGGAACCGCCCGGTGATCGACGTGAACTTCGTCCGCAGCCGCGACCACGAGACCGCGTTCTCCGCGCTGACCACCCCGTCGACGGTGCTGCACGTGATGGCACACGGTGACCACAGCGAGGAGCCGTCGTTCCTGTCGACCGACGGCGAGACCCAGGTGTCGCTGAAATCCCTCGCCGACTGGTTCCTCGACCGCCAGTGGGGCATCGCCAGCGGCGTGGTCATCGCCGACGGCTGCAAGACCGGCATCGGCAAGTGGCAACGGGCCATCCGCGACTGCCTCCAGGACGACATCACCTACATCGGCACCAGCACGGTCATCGGCTGGTACGAGGCCACCGTCTTCTGCTCCGCCTTCTACGGCGCCCTGGTCCGCAACCGAGGCCTCGGCCGCACCCCCGCCGAACAAGGCTGGGACGCCGCCAACCGAGCCATCCGAGCCTACGAAACCCTCACCGACCAACGCTGCCCCTACAAACCGGTCCTCCTCACCCCCTCCCGCCAAGCCCTCCGCTCCCTCACCGGCTGACCACGACCTCGATCGCCCGTCCGCGACACGCTGTGACGGGCTGAGGCGGGGACGTACATGTGAGACTTTTTCGTGGACTCGTCGTGGGGCGCAGTCTGTGGTCTGGGTTGCTGGTGGCTCGGGTGGTGTGGGGACGGGGAGGCCGCCGGGTGCGCCGTGGGCGACCTGCTGACCTCCGCCCGAACGCGGTGAAGGAACGCCACCATGAAGCTGCACCGGAACTCCCTTCTGACGGCCGCCGCGATCGTGTTGGTTCTGTACGTCGTTTCGCTGGTCATCGGGCTGCCGGCTTGGGCAGCCGTAGTGCTGACTGTCGTGCTGCTGGTGTTGCTGGCCGTCGTGTGGAAGCAGCCCGACGAGCCTCGTCCTGTGGTCGCGAAGCAGGCACCGGCGCCGGCGCCCTCCGTCGTACTGCCGGATCCTGAGCCGGTCTTCTCCGGGCCTCCGTCCCGGACCGTTTCGGATGTGCGGTTGCCGTCGGCGTCTCCGGATTTCCAGTTCAGCTTCTCGGCCGTGGTGCAGTGGTCGACCGTCCTGTCCGGCTCGCGCCATGCCGATCTCGGTGCCGTCGCCGTCGACGCCTTGCTGGAACGGGCGCGGTCCCTGACCGCGAGACAGCAGGTGACCGAGGAGTCGCTCAACCAGCACCGGCTGGCCGCGATCCTCGGAGAGCCCGCGCTCGACGAGAAGGGACAGGTCCGTAGCTGGGCCACCGAGGTACGACTGCGGCTGCCCGACGCGGACCAGAAGCACCTCCAGCACCTGGCCGCGCTCCACCGCCGCGAGCAGACCACGCTGCTCGAACGCCGCATGGAGCAGGACAAGCGCGCGTATCTGAAGGACGACGTGTTCGCCACGCCTGGCTCGGCTGCCGTCTGGTGGTTGGTCAACCACCCGGGCGAGGTCGAAACGGCTCTCGGTCTGCTCGACACCCTCGCCGAACTGTCGGCCGCGGCGAACGACCTCCCCGTCCGGCGGAACACCGCCGAGGAGGTCGAACGCCAACGGCCGACCCGCGCCGAACTCGCCTTCAGCACGGCAGTCGAAGAACTCACCGACGCCCGCCCGGAACCCACGGAGGCCGACGAGACCTCGGAGAGCGAGCCGGCCTCGCAGACTGGCCAGCGCCCAGTCCCGCGGAAGTACCGCGAGCAGTTCTTCACCGAGTAGGCCGGTGAGGCGGGCTGTCTGCAGGGTGGACCCGCCCCACCGGAGCCGCATGCGCATGGCTACTCGTCCAGCCAGCGGATCGTGGTCGCGCCGTTGTGCCCGTGAACGGCCAGCAGCGCGTCGATGCCGTCCTGCCAGACGGTCGTAGTCGGGTACTGACCGCCCCAGCGCAGGGCAACTGTCCCGTCGCTCCACTCGACGCCCTCCGCGACGATGCCAGTCCCGCTGACGCCGGAGTGGTCGTAGTGACGGACCAGCTGGAAGCAGCGTGGCCCGGACTTGCGCGCGACTCGTAGATGACGCCGCTGCGTACCTCGCACCAGCGTCGCGGTTCTCCCGCCGATCTCGTCCATGGGCCAAGTCAACGCCCGGACGGCTGTCCCCACCAGGAACTCAACCGGTATCCACAGCGCACAAATTCGGCCCTCCGGCGGTGACCGAATCGCCATATTCTCATTGCAGGGAGTAACCACCGACCGCCGAGGAGCGACCGCATGACAGTCATCGAGGAATGGACCGGCCGGCACGCGCATGCCTTGCGTACGGCGCTGCGGCTGACGAACGAAGCCTTCGCCGAGCAGCTCGGCATCTCGCCCCGCACGCTCACGAAGTGGCGCGAGAGACCCGAGCTCGTCCCCGGCCCCTTTCTCCAGAAGGCGCTCGACACCTACCTCGAGCAGGCATCGCCGGACGCGAAGGTTCGGTTCGCGGCCAATCTCGGCCAGCGTCGGGTGCCGATCGACAGCACCGTGCTGACCCAGCTGAACTCGGCCCTCGGCGACCTCGCCCGCGCCCTGGCGCGTCTCCAAGCCGAGGACCCTGGGCGATCACCCTCGCCTTGACTCCTCGCGCGGCAGACTGGGCCGAGCGTGGAAGGAGCAATGCATGAGGCGACGCCCGGTGAACTCGTCGAGCGTGCGTTCGGTCGGATGGTCCGACGGCACGCTGGAGCTCGAGTACGTGAACGGCGACATCTACCAGTACTTCGACGTCCCGCAGCCGACGTACGCGGCCCTCCTCGCCGCCCCGAGCATCGGCGCGTACGTCAACAAGGACATCAAGCCGTACTACGACTTCCGCGAAGTCTGAGCGGCAGCGCAGGTCACGTCGAGTTTCTGCCGAACCGGCGGAGGGCACTGGTTCAACGTTCACACGGGGGTGCGCCCAACTCGGGAGGTGGACATGCGCACTCACAGAGCGACTACGACCGGGTCCCGCGCCGTCGCGGTGATCCTGCTCGTATGGCTGTTGATCGGACTGGCAGCCGCCGCACAACGGAACTATTTCGCCGGCTCGAGCGCGACCTGCGCCAAGGTCGGTACGACGCTGGTGACGATCGTCGCCGGCCCGCTCAACTACGTCGGCGCAAACCCGAAGATCGACTGCACGGCACCGCAGCCGTCGCGGTGACCGCAGTAAGCCGAAGCTTTGCGGCGCCCGGTGCCTGCGATGACCGAAGTACTCCGAAGCACTCACTGGCGGATGTCTTGCGGTGCTCCCAGAGACAGCTGCCGCGAGCTGGTGCTTGGGAGGTCGGCCGGCGGCCGGGCGCGCCTGGGAATAGGTCGTGGGGGAGGGCAGTTACACCTACTGCCGTCCGGAACATGACCCCGGGCCTCAACCTCAGCCGCTACGAGCGGCCACTCGCCGAGAGGCGTCTGCCGGGCGGTGCGGTACGTGGCAGGTGGGAGCCGGCTACCCGGCTCCCACCTGGTCTCCGCACCCCGCACGAAAACGACTTGCGTGGTGCGGCATCATGGAGGTGTCGCTCGCGGAGACGTGAGTGAGTGAAGTGACCAGAGGGACGAGCACTGCTTCCCTCGACGCCGGATCGCCGGCGCCGAGGACGGGTGCAGGGAGCCTCGGACAGCGGTCCAGGACCCCGATTTGCATCCGCACCACGAATGTCAGTAATGTTCTTCTTGTTGGAGCGAGGCGCAGGACGCGAAAGCGGCCGGCCCTCCAACAAACTCCCTGAAGGTCTCGGAATCCGAAACACGCCTCGGCGGGTTTCGGTCACTGGGTCGCGCAGGGAGACTGGATCGAAAAGAGCCGATTTGACCGGCTCAAACCGAAACAGTAAAGTAGGGCGAGTTGCCCCGGAGCTTCAAACGAAAGTGCGAAGCGCGGTGTGCGTCCGATTCTTGAGAACTCAACAGCGTGCCGAAAGTCAATGCCGAAAGATGCATTAACCCCGTCCCCAGACATTGTCTGTGGATGGATTCCTTTGAAACATTGATTCAAGTCAGTTTGATTGTTTCTGATTCGAAGGATCTTCTCGAAGTAGTCTGTTTTCCACAGTTCGCTGTGGTTGACATATAGATTTCAACGGAGAGTTTGATCCTGGCTCAGGACGAACGCTGGCGGCGTGCTTAACACATGCAAGTCGAGCGGTAAGGCCCCTTCGGGGGTACACGAGCGGCGAACGGGTGAGTAACACGTGAGCAACCTACCCTCAACTTTGGGATAAGCCTCGGAAACGGGGTCTAATACCGGATAACACCAACTGTCTCATGGTGGTTGGTTGAAAGTTCTGGCGGTTGGGGATGGGCTCGCGGCCTATCAGCTTGTTGGTGGGGTAATGGCCTACCAAGGCGTCGACGGGTAGCCGGCCTGAGAGGGCGACCGGCCACACTGGGACTGAGACACGGCCCAGACTCCTACGGGAGGCAGCAGTGGGGAATATTGCGCAATGGACGAAAGTCTGACGCAGCAACGCCGCGTGAGGGATGACGGCCTTCGGGTTGTAAACCTCTTTCAGCAGGGACGAAGCGAGAGTGACGGTACCTGCAGAAGAAGGACCGGCCAACTACGTGCCAGCAGCCGCGGTAATACGTAGGGTCCGAGCGTTGTCCGGAATTATTGGGCGTAAAGGGCTCGTAGGCGGTTCGTCACGTCGGGAGTGAAAACTCGGGGCTTAACCCCGAGCCTGCTTCCGATACGGGCAGACTAGAGGTAGGCAGGGGAGAGCGGAACTCCTGGTGTAGCGGTGGAATGCGCAGATATCAGGAAGAACACCGGTGGCGAAGGCGGCTCTCTGGGCCTTACCTGACGCTGAGGAGCGAAAGCGTGGGTAGCGAACAGGATTAGATACCCTGGTAGTCCACGCCGTAAACGTTGGGCGCTAGGTGTGGGGGACATTCCACGTCCTCCGTGCCGCAGCTAACGCATTAAGCGCCCCGCCTGGGGAGTACGGCCGCAAGGCTAAAACTCAAAGGAATTGACGGGGGCCCGCACAAGCGGCGGAGCATGCGGATTAATTCGATGCAACGCGAAGAACCTTACCTGGGTTTGACATATAGGGAAATCCTCCAGAGATGGGGGGTCCGTAAGGGTCCTATACAGGTGGTGCATGGCTGTCGTCAGCTCGTGTCGTGAGATGTTGGGTTAAGTCCCGCAACGAGCGCAACCCTCGTCCTATGTTGCCAGCACGCCCTTCGGGGTGGTGGGGACTCATAGGAGACTGCCGGGGTCAACTCGGAGGAAGGTGGGGATGACGTCAAGTCATCATGCCCCTTATGTCCAGGGCTTCACGCATGCTACAATGGCCGGTACAAAGGGCTGCGAAGCTGTAAGGTGGAGCGAATCCCAAAAAGCCGGTCTCAGTTCGGATTGGGGTCTGCAACTCGACCCCATGAAGTCGGAGTCGCTAGTAATCGCAGATCAGCAACGCTGCGGTGAATACGTTCCCGGGCCTTGTACACACCGCCCGTCACGTCATGAAAGTCGGCAACACCCGAAGCCGGTGGCCTAACCCTTGTGGAGGGAGCCGTCGAAGGTGGGGCTGGCGATTAGGACGAAGTCGTAACAAGGTAGCCGTACCGGAAGGTGCGGCTGGATCACCTCCTTTCTAAGGAGCACTTTGGCAGCCTGCCCGTTATGGGTTTGGGGTTGTTCATGTCATCACTGCTCGAGCGTACGTCTCGGGGTGATGGTGCTTCGGAATGTGGAACATTGACCATTAGGCCTGGATCTCGAGTGATCGAGTTAGTACTGCTGCTGCTTTTCGGAGCGCGGCGTGGAACGCGAGAGTGCTTGGGTGATGGGTCGAGGCGCGCTGTTGGGTCCTGAGGAATCGGGCCCGGCTCACAGGAACTGAGGTTTCTGGGGGTTGGATCTGTTTCTTCTGGGTCGCTGGCCGATCACGTTGGTGGTTGGTTGGGTGGCTGGGGCCGGCTCTCATCAGACTGCTGGTGGGTGTGTTTGCTGGGTGTGTTGTTTCCCTGGTGGGCATATCACTACTGGTAAGTGGTGGTTCGGGGTTGGTGTTCCTGCCCGTATTTTGAGAACTGTATAGTGAACGCGAGCATCTTTGTAGCGTAATTTTTGTTCTTGGTTTTTTGTTTTTGTGACAAGCTACTAAGGGCAATCGGTGGATGTCTTGGCACCAAGAGCCGATGAAGGACGTTGGAGCCTGCGATAAGCCCCGGGGAGTTGGCAACCGAGCTGTGATCCGGGGATGTCCGAATGGGGAAACCCAGCTGGCATTCTAAAGCCAGTTACCAGTGCCTGAACACATAGGGTTCTGGAGGGAACGCGGGGAAGTGAAACATCTCAGTACCCGTAGGAAGAGAAAACAATTGTGATTCCGTGAGTAGTGGCGAGCGAAAGCGGATGAGGCTAAACCATGTGCGTGTGATAGCCGGCGTGCGTTGCGTATATGGGGTTGTGGGAGCATTCAGACACTAATGCCGTGGTGTCGGAGAGTTATCAATCGCTGTTGAAGTCGAATCTTCTGGAATGTTGAGCCGTAGTGGGTTATAGCCCTGTAGGCGTAAGACAGTGACTCTCGAGTGTTTTCCCAAGTAGCACGGGACTCTTGAAATCTCGTGTGAATCTGGCGGGACCACCCGCTAAGCCTAAATACTTCTTGGTGACCGATAGCGGACTAGTACCGTGAGGGAAAGATGAAAAGTACCCCGGGAGGGGAGTGAAATAGTACCTGAAACCGGTTGCCTACAATCCGTCGGAGCATCTCCTTGTGGGGTGTGACGGCGTGCCTTTTGAAGAATGAGCCTGCGAGTTAGTGGTGTGTGGCGAGGTTAACCCGTGTGGGGTAGCCGTAGCGAAAGCGAGTCTGAATAGGGCGTTTTAGTCGCATGCTCTAGACCCGAAGCGGAGTGATCTATCCATGGGCAGGTTGAAGCGTGGGTAAGACCGCGTGGAGGACCGAACCCACCAGGGTTGAAAACCTGGGGGATGACCTGTGGATAGGGGTGAAAGGCCAATCAAACTCCGTGATAGCTGGTTCTCCCCGAAATGCATATAGGTGCAGCGTCGTGTGTTTCTTACCGGAGGTAGAGCACTGGATGGTCTAGGGGGCTTACCGGCTTACCGAAATCAGCCAAACTCCGAATGCCGGTAAGTGAGAGCGCGGCAGTGAGACTGCGGGGGATAAGCTCCGTAGTCGAGAGGGAAACAGCCCAGATCACCAGCTAAGGCCCCTAAGCGATTGCTAAGTGGAAAAGGATGTGGAGTTGCCCAGACAACCAGGAGGTTGGCTTAGAAGCAGCCACCCTTGAAAGAGTGCGTAATAGCTCACTGGTCAAGTGATTCCGCGCCGACAATGTAGCGGGGCTCAAGCAATCCGCCGAAGCTGTGGCACTCACACTTGTACTCGGCCTCACCTTTGGGTGTGGTCCAGGTGTGTGGGTGGGTAGGGGAGCGTCGTGCAGCGTGTGAAGCAGCCTAGTGATGGAGTTGTGGATGCTGCACGAGTGAGAATGCAGGCATGAGTAGCGAATGACGGGTGAGAAACCCGTCCGCCGGATGATCAAGGGTTCCAGGGTCAAGCTAATCTGCCCTGGGTAAGTCGGGACCTA containing:
- a CDS encoding XRE family transcriptional regulator; the protein is MTVIEEWTGRHAHALRTALRLTNEAFAEQLGISPRTLTKWRERPELVPGPFLQKALDTYLEQASPDAKVRFAANLGQRRVPIDSTVLTQLNSALGDLARALARLQAEDPGRSPSP
- a CDS encoding KTSC domain-containing protein, which gives rise to MRRRPVNSSSVRSVGWSDGTLELEYVNGDIYQYFDVPQPTYAALLAAPSIGAYVNKDIKPYYDFREV